The proteins below come from a single Saimiri boliviensis isolate mSaiBol1 chromosome 16, mSaiBol1.pri, whole genome shotgun sequence genomic window:
- the LOC101029875 gene encoding LOW QUALITY PROTEIN: cTAGE family member 2-like (The sequence of the model RefSeq protein was modified relative to this genomic sequence to represent the inferred CDS: inserted 1 base in 1 codon) gives MENLELAMEDENLELAMNTESEECAYLDHPPKGAVKKRIHAAKLNASLKFLEGGRNQIDIQLSEVEKTKEELTRCIKNLQTQQASLQSENTHLESENQKLQQKLKIITQFYQNEMRLYRKLTLQENSHLEKEEKLSKVDRKIVHATEKLETYRKRVKYLKEEFKRTIHCYQXVDYEKKAHRNWLAARTAEGNLNHLGKDNAHSRQKLTEIQFKLLGKDPDALYVPNTAFGREHSTYGPSPMGGPSSETRAFLCPPTLLEDPLRLSPLLPGGKGRGSRGPGNPLHHQITNKRGESTCGRLPDPHRAPSDTGFLSPPWEQDCRTMFPPPGHQVYCGCRQMGK, from the exons ATGGAGAACTTGGAATTAGCAATGGAAGATGAGAACTTGGAATTAGCAATGAACACCGAATCAGAAGAATGTGCTTACTTAGATCATCCTCCAAAAGGAGCTGTGAAGAAACGGATTCATGCTGCTAAGTTAAATGCATCTTTAAAATTCTTGGAAGGAGGAAGAAACCAAATTGATATTCAGTTATCTGAAGttgaaaaaacaaaggaagagctTACACGGTGCATTAAAAATCTTCAGACTCAACAAGCATCTTTGCAGTCAGAAAACACACATTTAGAAAGTGAGAATCAGAAGCTTCAacagaaacttaaaataattactcAATTCTATCAAAATGAAATGAGACTCTATAGGAAATTAACACTACAGGAAAATAGCCacttagagaaagaagagaaactttcTAAAGTAGACAGAAAGATTGTCCATGCCACCGAGAAGCTGGAGACCTATAGAAAGCGAGTCAAGTATCTCAAAGAAGAATTCAAGAGAACTATTCATTGCTATC CGGTGGACTATGAGAAAAAAGCACATCGTAATTGGTTGGCAGCTCGGACTGCTGAAGGAAACCTCAATCATTTAGGGAAAGACAATGCTCACAGCaggcaaaaattaactgaaatacAATTTAAACTGTTAGGAAAAGATCCTGATGCACTTTATGTTCCAAATACGGCATTTGGCAGAGAACATTCCACATATGGTCCCTCACCAATGGGTGGACCTTCATCTGAAACGAGAGCTTTTCTCTGTCCTCCAACTCTGTTGGAGGATCCACTCAGACTCTCACCTTTGCTTCCCGGGGGGAAAGGAAGAGGCTCAAGAGGCCCAGGGAATCCTCTGCATCATCAGATTACCAACAAAAGAGGAGAATCAACCTGTGGTAGGTTACCGGATCCTCACAGGGCTCCTTCTGACACTGGGTTCCTGTCACCTCCGTGGGAACAGGACTGTAGGACGATGTTTCCTCCACCAGGACACCAGGTCTACTGTGGTTGTAGACAAATGGGAAAGTAA